In the genome of Ammoniphilus sp. CFH 90114, the window AATAATTTGGGTTGTAACCGTTGTACCGATATTACTACCCAAGATAATTCCAATGGTCTGTGAAAACGTTAGTAAACGGGCATTGGTGAGTCCGATGGTGATGACGGTTACGGCACTGCTGCTTTGAAGGAGCATTGTAATGATGGTTCCGGTAATAAAGCTATGTACAGGGGTCTTGGTAAAACGGGTTAGAACATCTTTTAATTTGTGGGCTGCAAGGTTATTAAGTCCGAGTTTCATAATCTGCATGCCAAACATAAAGAGGGAGATTCCAACAGCAAATGGGATGATAATCTCTTTCATGGTTCAGCTCCTATTTGGGATAATTCTATAGGGAAATAGTTCATGATAATTATAGGTATGTTGGGATGTAGACAGGCATGACAAGCTTTTCTTGTCTGATCAGGCAAATGAGGATGGAAAGGAACATTACTAATGGCTAAAGTTTATTTGGCAAGCAATAGAAAGAAACGTTTAGAGAAGGGGCATCCTTGGATTTTTCAGTCCGAGGTGGCAACCATTGAAGGGGATTTTAATCCGGGAGATGTCGTGGAGGTCTGCAATCAAAAAGGTCATTTCCTAGCTAAAGGATATATCAATCCACAGTCTCAGATCGTTGTCAGGGTTCTTACATATGACCCAAATGAAGAGATAGACTTATTGTTTTTTCAAGATCGGATCAAATCCGCCGTATCTTATCGACGTCGTTTCCTAGGAGATATTGAGTCCTATCGCGCGATTTATGGTGAGGCGGATTTCCTTCCTGGTTTAGTAGTAGATAAATTTAAAGATATCTTAGTTGTTCAGATTCTGTCTTTAGGAATGGAGCTTAGAAAAGATTGGATAAAACAAGCTCTTCTAGATGTTTTCAAGCCTAAGGGAATTTATCTTCGGAATGACGTGCCTGTCCGAGAGTTAGAAGGGCTCAATCAGGAAAAAGGGTTTTGGCACGGAGAGTTTGAAACGGATGTAGAAATAATTGAAAATGATTTAAAGTATATCATTGATGTGAAGGAAGGGCAGAAAACGGGCTTCTTCTTTGATCAAAGAGAGAATCGGGCAGCGATTGCTCCCCTGATGAAAGGATGGGGAGCACGAAGTGGAATTCATTTAACTCCAGTGGATCAAATCGAAGCTTATGATCCAGATAATCCAAAATTTACGCAATCCATTTCGCAACAAATGGACAACCATGGACAGCCGAAGTGGTTGCCTGTTAATAAAAACGGTAAGGTGGTGGAATACCCTTACTGGGATGGGGCAACAGTACTAGAATGTTTTGCCCATACAGGATCCTTTACTCTTAATGCTTGTAAACATGGAGCTAAGAAGGTGACATGTTTAGATATTTCGGATCATGCTATTCAGACAGCAAGAAAGAATATAGAATTAAATGGCTTTGAGGATCGTGTGGAGTTTGTCGTTGCCAATGCATTTGATTATTTACGGGAGCAAGTCTCTGAAGGTCGAACATGGGATGTTGTGATCTTAGATCCTCCTGCTTTTGCTAAATCTCGTGGAGCTGTTAAATCGGCCTGCAGAGGATATAAAGATATTAATTTACATGGATTAAAGCTCGTCAATGATGGGGGGTTCTTAGTCACAGCATCTTGCTCCTATCACATGTCTCCAGAGTTATTTCGTGAGACCATTGAAGAGGCTGCCTTTGATGCTAAGAAATTTCTTCGGCTTGTTCATTGGTCAGGTGCAGGAAAGGATCATCCAGAAATTTTGGGAGTTAATGAGGGTCATTACTTAAAATTTGCTATCTTTGAAGTTCACTCCAAATAAAGGACGTGTAGACTTTGTATAAGAGCCTCTTCTGGATTCTCGTATTGGTTCTAGCCATGCGGGAAGGATAATAAGGGAGGTGACAACGATGAGTCGAGCGATCACCACAGCGGTCTCGAGTATCATGTTAGCACAGGGTCTTAAGATTCCATTTGAGTACCTTCAAACGGGCAAGTGGAACGTGAAGACGGCCGTAACTCCAGGGGGAATGCCAAGCTCCCATTCTGCAGGAGTCTCGTCGCTGGCTACTTATATTGGGCTAAAAAAAGGTTTTACATCCATTGACTTTTCAATAGCAACACTTTTAGGATTGATTGTGATGTATGATGCCGCTGGCGTGAGGTATCACGCTGGACAAACTGCCATTGCTGTTAATGGATTAAAAGAGTCCGTTGAGAAGCTATCTGAAAGCCATCCCGAAATAGCTCCTTATCACAACAGGGAAAAAGAATTAAAGGAAAGATTAGGTCATTTACCCTCGGAAGTGGCAGCAGGTGCCTTATTTGGTATAGCGATGGGTGCGCTTAGCTTTTTGTTTTCAAAAAGGTAGAATCTTACATGACAAAAAAAGCGCTATTCTGACAACGGCTTATGACACCTTTCTATAGCAGTCCTGTGTTAAGTTTAAGATAGGACAAGCTGGTAGAGAGGTGAAAAGTGATCATGCCTGAACAAGAAACTGCAAAGATTAGCGAAGTGAAGATTGGAAACTATAAGAAAACGTTAATTGATGTTCATCAATGGCAGATTGCTGCAAGATCAAAAAAATCACCTGCGATTCGATTCTTGAGTTGGCTGTTTGGTAATTAGGAAACTTTAAAAATAAAGAAAGGACTTCCGAGGAAGTCCTTTCTTTATTTTTACTTTTAGGTTGTTACCTTTGAACAGCTCGTTCACGGAAGAGTAGGGACAGACAATAGATCCCTGCTAAACCTACAAGAGTGTACACGGTACGGCTAATCCAGCTAGACTCCCCACCAAATAGGGCAGCAACAAGATCCCATTGAAATAAACCAACGAGGAGCCAATTGAGCGCTCCGACAATTACTAATATAAGAGCTAAACGGTCCATTATATCCCTCCATTCATATTTTACGTTTTTAGGTTACCCTACGTATCCCAGGTTTATCCGCAATAACATAGTATAGAAATAAATGGAAGAGGGGGGGAACAGATGCGAATAGGAGTTGATATAGATAACGTTATTCTTAATATAAGTCCTCTTCTTGAGAAGAGGGTACAAGAACAGTTTGGACCAGAATGGAACTTTTGGAACATATACCGAAAATACCGATTAGCGGATTCCATGTGTTTATCTTTTTGGGATGAAGTGAGATTTTGGAAAAAATATGGCTTAGAAATTGCTGTTGATTCTAGTCCCCTTCCGTTTTGCAGGAAATCGTTGAAATGGCTGAAACAGCAAGGGATAAAAATCTATTTAATAACGGCTCGACCTAACATCATGAAGCCGGCAACAATTGCATGGCTAAGGAAACATCGAATTCCCTATGACGATATCTTTTTTGGATCAACCAATAAAGGAAAGTTATGTAAAGAATTAGGTGTTCATGTTATGGTGGAAGATTCAGATAAGAATATTAAGAACCTAGTGAAACATGGGATTTTAACTGTGGCTATGCCTTACCCTTACAATGCAAATCTTAGACATAGGAATTTAGTTCATCTTGGTGACTGGAGATATATCGCTCAGTTCATTTGGCAGTTAAAACAAATTAGGGCAGCTTCAGCATTTGCCCTGGCTTAATAGCATCTTTAACCATCTGATTTATTCTTTTTATTTCGTTAATCTTCGCGACAGGATTTTCATTTGGAAAGTGGGTAACTGCAATTTTCCACAAGGTATCACCATCTTTTACTGTATATAGTCGCATGAATGAAGGGCTATCTGTTTTGGTGGCGGTGGTTTGCCCTGCTCCATTCCCCAATTGAGCAGGGAGATGCTGGACTCTCTTTTTAACAATCCAATGGAAGCAACTAAATATAAGAAAGAGAATAAGTAATAGCTTCAGTAAAGTAAGTAAGTGTTCCCACTCTGGTCCTTGATCTTCTTTATGAACGCTCTTGCCTTTTAGTTTTTTTAAAATAACAGCCATAGTACATCCCTCCTCTAATAAATTCTATGCAGAGAGGAGGGAGAACTTGTCCATAACATAAAGGGGAATTGCCGCTTATGGTAAATCAGAAAGAGATCAGGTATAGTACATATAGTTAACTACATATTAGTAACCAATTGCCTATAGAATTGGTATCATAACATGAGAATAATGATTTATCTAGGGAGGCTTCCTGATGGAACAAAAGATGAAAATTGGTATCATATATGGTGGTAAATCCAGTGAACATGAGGTATCGCTTAGTACGGCGAAAGCGATTATGAATGCTATAGATCGAGCTCAATTCAACATTATTCCATATTATATTCAGCTTAATGGGACCTGGGTTAAGGGACAAGAACCCGAGGGTGAGATTGAGTCTGTGGAACAATTGCGATTAAGTGGAACTCCAGAGCAACAGCCTAACGTCCTTCGTCTAAAGGAAGAGATTGATATCGCCTTCCCTGTCATTCATGGTCCTTACGGAGAAGACGGAACGCTTCAGGGGCTATTGGAGATGGCCGACGTGCCTTACGTGGGGACGGGTGTTCTTGGATCTTCCCTTGGGATGGATAAAGTAGCCATGAAAAATGTATTTGGAGAAATCGGGATTCCTCAGTGTAAGTATTTATCCTTTCTTCGTGCCCAACTAGAACAGGGGATGTTTGAAGTGGTTTCTCAAATTGAAGAGTCCCTTGGTTATCCTTGCTTTGTTAAGCCAGCTAACATGGGTTCAAGTGTCGGGATATCAAAAGCTAAGAACCGTGAATCGTTATTAGAAGCCCTTCAATTGGCAGCACGCTTCGACCGCAAGATTATTGTGGAGGAGTTCGTTTCAGGGAGAGAGTTGGAGATCGGAGTACTAGGAAATGACGAGTTAAAAACATCTGTCATAGGAGAAATTGTTTCTGTGAATGAGTTCTATGACTATGAAGCCAAATATAAAAATACAGGAACCAAGCTTCATATTCCTGCTCATATCCCTGATTATGTGAAGACTCAAATCGAGGAAATGGGAAAGAAGGCGTTTCATGGAGTCGATGCAACAGGTTTGAGTAGAATCGACTTTTTCTGGGATGAGAAAAATGACAAAGTACTTATCAATGAGATCAATACTATGCCCGGTTTTACACCTTTTAGTATGTACCCAATGCTCTTTCAAGCGGCAGGGATATCTTATGGCGAGTTGATTCATACCTTGGTTCAACTAGGCTTCGAACGATATGATGACCGCCATGGGAATGCGGTAGCAGCGGAAAAGCTAAATTAGAAATCAATCCCCTTATTTAATTAATGTGATGCTCCCATAAATAAAGGGTGATCCCAAGACGCGGTGTAATTGACCTGCCTATAGGGACACCCTTCATTTTATTTAAAAGCCATCAAGTCCTGAATGACTTCCTCTAACATCATACCTCTAGATGCTTTAAATAGTAACGCATGTTGTCGGTCCATAAAGGTCATTAAGAATGGAGCTACTTCATCCTTGTTGCTAAAGTGTCTGGTTGGCACTTGGGCACTCTCCCCTATATGGCGAGCCTGATCGCCAACCGTAACCACGTAATCAACTGACTCACGAAGACCTTTTATGAAACTTCCTACTTCCTTATGATAATCCGTGCTTCCTTCCCCTAACTCATACATGTCGCCTAGTACAAGCACTTTTTTATATTGAGGGAGGATCCCACTAAAGGTCTGAATAGAGCTCATCATGGAGGTAGGACTGGCATTATAAGCATCGTTGATAACAAGGGCGTTCTCTACTTCCTGTACAAGCTCAAATCGCATAGGAGAAATGGCTAGAGTGGATAAGGAATCCCGGATCTCCTCAAGTGAGTAGCCGTAACGATAGGCAATGAAAATAGCGGGTAAGGTATTAGCTACGTTATAAGTACCGAACATGGGAATCTCCATCTGTTGGCTTTTACCATCTACATGAACCGTATAGGAAGTTCCTCGATCTGTAGTAATGATTGAAGTAGCATAGATGTCTGACTCTTGTTCAATGCTGTAGAAGTAATTTTTACCTGGATTCAGATAGCTAATGTCCCTAACGTAAGAGTTATCGCCATTCAAGATGGCAAAACCGTGGGGAGAGGTATGCGGGAGAAGTTCCCCTTTTGCTTTCGCAATATTTTCCCTCGAACCTAGGTGCTCTATATGGGCGTCAGTAACATTCACAATAACACTTACTTCTGGCTTGCTGATAGAGGCTAAGTAATCAATCTCCCCTGCGTGATTCATCCCCATTTCTAATACGGCCATCTGGTGGTCAGGTTGAATTTGAAGAAGGGAGAGGGGAACGCCAAGATGATTGTTAAAATTTTTATAGGTTTTATAGATGTTTTTCTTGTAACTCAGGATATGGGCAATCATATCTTTTGTGGTGGTTTTTCCGTTGCTGCCCGTTACCGCGATGATGGGGAGGTTTAAACGCTGACGATAGAACTTTGCAATCTTTCCGAACGCTAATTGAGTATCCTCCACTAGAACATAAACTAACCCGCTATCCATATCCATGTAGGTTTCATCAGATATAAGTGCTGCGACTGCTCCCTTAGATTTAGCTTCGGCCAGGAATAGGTGTCCATCTCTATTTCCGCCTGTGAGGGCAATATACATGCCTCCAGGTCCGACCTGACGAGTATCAAAGTGAAAGGAGTGGACAGGCAACGAGGGTAATCCGATCCATTTGCCTTCTGCGGCCTGACCTATTTCTTGTAGAGTAAGCATAAAACTCCTCCTTCTTAATTGTCCGTTAGATAAGCATACTGATGTAATGCTATCACTAAGACAGGGATCACAGCAACTATTGGATAGGGATCCTTGACTTAAATCTCTAAAAAACGGTACATTGAAAGGAACGAAAATCATGAGGAGGCATCTGAAAAATGGACATGAACTGTTTGTTCTGTAAGATCTTAGACAAGCAAATTCCAGCAAAAATTGAATATGAAGACGATAACGTGATGGTGTTCCACGATATTAACCCTAAAGCACCTGTTCATCTATTGATTATCCCTAAGAAACATATTGCTACTATGATGGATGTTACGGAAGAAGATTTATCTATAATCTCATACATACATAAGATAGCCCAAGAGCAGTATCACAAGTTAGGGTTAAAGGGAATGCGCCTAATCAATAACTGTGGAGAAAAGGGCGGACAAGAAGTTTTCCACCTCCATTACCACCTTTTAGGATGGACAGAATAAGTTAAAATAAAATGTTCATGTTGACCAGGGTGGTACATCTATAATATAATATGCTTTGACAGTCTGAATAAGATTGTTTTTAATGGTTAATGCGGAGGGAGGGAAAAGCAATGTCTGAAGTTCGCGTACGTAAAAACGAATCTCTTGATGCCGCTCTTCGTCGTTTTAAACGTGAAACAGGTAAGGCGGGTATTCTAGCTGAAGTGAAGAAGCGCAGACACTACGAAAAGCCTAGCATTAAGCGTAAGAAGAAGTCTGAAGCTGCTCGTAAGCGCAAGTTCTAAATTTTTGAAATTTAAGTTTAAAGTAGGATAGGGTGACGAAATGAGTCTACTTGATAAACTTAACGATGAACTAAAGCAAGCCATGAAAGATAAGGATAAGCTCAAACTCTCCGTCATCCGCATGGTGAAGTCTTCAATTAAAAATGAAGAAATTAACCAACAAGGTAAAGAGCTTACCGAAGATCAGGTGCTTACTCTAGTGAATCGTGAGTTGAAGCAGAGACGCGATTCCCTCCAAGAATTTGAAAATGCAGGCCGAGAAGATCTGGCTGAGCAAACTCGCGCTGAAATCGAAGTACTACTTACTTATTTGCCGACTCAATTAACGGAAGAAGAGATCCGTCAAATTGTACAAGAGTCTGTAGAGCAAGTTGGAGCTACATCGAAGAAGGACCTTGGAAAGGTTATGGGAGCCATCATGCCTAAGGTTAAAGGCAAAGCTGATGGGAACCTCGTGAACAAAATTGTTCAGGAACTGCTTCCTTAGAACATACAAACACCTTATGCGTTGAGCATAAGGTGTTTTTGTGTTTTTCACTAAAATTTATAGATTTCTTACCCGTTGAAACTTTTTCCAGTTAAGTACCGTATTACTACTAAGTCCAGAGGAACAGGAAGCTTTGGTTCTCTCGCTTGCAATAAAATCATTTGGGTGAGAATCCTTGGTCTCATGGTAGGAGAAAATGAATACAGGAACACATATTATTAAAGGAAGGAGGGAGGTAACAGAAATGGTTTTGTTTAAGAATTTTAGACTGGTAATGTGTGCTTTGACACTTATCCTTGGTATACTTGGAGCATTTTCATCCCTAACAAGTTCTGAGTCTGGCAAGTTAGTCTATGTCATTCCTGTTAAGCAAGGCGTAGAACAAGGGCTTCATAAGTTTCTTGTGAGGGCCTTTGAGGAAGCGAAAACCAATGAGGCAGATGCTATTTTTTTAGAGATTGATACACCAGGTGGTGAAGTTCAAGCTGCAGGAGAAATTGGGAAGCTTATTCGTAATCAAGAAGTGCCAATCTACGCCTTTATAGTCGATGAAGCTTTTTCTGCAGGTACATACATAGCCTTGAATGCCGATAAGATTATTATGACCCCAGGAAGTGCTATGGGTTCTGCAGCTCCTATTGATTTGGCAGGAAATATGGCTGAAGAGAAATTTGTCTCAGCATGGACGAAGAAGATGAGAAGCGCTGCCGAAATGAATGGCAGGGATCCGTTGATCGCAGAAGCAATGGTTAATCCGGAACTTGAGATCGAGGGTGTGACAGAAGCGGGAAAGATCCTATCTCTAGCACCTGCCTTGGCTAAGGAAGTAGGATATGCTGATTACCTAGCGCAGAATCTAGAGGATGCCTTTGTACAGACCGAATTCGAGGGACCAGCCGTTATTCGTCTTGAACCTAATATGGGGGAAAGAGTCGCTAGATGGGTTACAAGCCCCTATATTATCCCTATTTTACTCACTGTCGGGTTAGCAGGAATCGTAATAGAGTTGTTGGTCCCAGGCTTCGGACTCCCAGGGATTCTCGGTCTATCAGCTTTCTCGCTATACTTCTTTGGTCACTATATAGCGGGATTTGCTGACTGGCTCCATATTGTCTTGTTTATTGTAGGAATTATTTTGTTGCTCATTGAAGTGGTTGTTCCGGGCTTTGGTATTTTTGGA includes:
- a CDS encoding class I SAM-dependent rRNA methyltransferase — encoded protein: MAKVYLASNRKKRLEKGHPWIFQSEVATIEGDFNPGDVVEVCNQKGHFLAKGYINPQSQIVVRVLTYDPNEEIDLLFFQDRIKSAVSYRRRFLGDIESYRAIYGEADFLPGLVVDKFKDILVVQILSLGMELRKDWIKQALLDVFKPKGIYLRNDVPVRELEGLNQEKGFWHGEFETDVEIIENDLKYIIDVKEGQKTGFFFDQRENRAAIAPLMKGWGARSGIHLTPVDQIEAYDPDNPKFTQSISQQMDNHGQPKWLPVNKNGKVVEYPYWDGATVLECFAHTGSFTLNACKHGAKKVTCLDISDHAIQTARKNIELNGFEDRVEFVVANAFDYLREQVSEGRTWDVVILDPPAFAKSRGAVKSACRGYKDINLHGLKLVNDGGFLVTASCSYHMSPELFRETIEEAAFDAKKFLRLVHWSGAGKDHPEILGVNEGHYLKFAIFEVHSK
- a CDS encoding divergent PAP2 family protein, translated to MSRAITTAVSSIMLAQGLKIPFEYLQTGKWNVKTAVTPGGMPSSHSAGVSSLATYIGLKKGFTSIDFSIATLLGLIVMYDAAGVRYHAGQTAIAVNGLKESVEKLSESHPEIAPYHNREKELKERLGHLPSEVAAGALFGIAMGALSFLFSKR
- a CDS encoding DUF378 domain-containing protein, with the protein product MDRLALILVIVGALNWLLVGLFQWDLVAALFGGESSWISRTVYTLVGLAGIYCLSLLFRERAVQR
- a CDS encoding 5'-nucleotidase, which translates into the protein MRIGVDIDNVILNISPLLEKRVQEQFGPEWNFWNIYRKYRLADSMCLSFWDEVRFWKKYGLEIAVDSSPLPFCRKSLKWLKQQGIKIYLITARPNIMKPATIAWLRKHRIPYDDIFFGSTNKGKLCKELGVHVMVEDSDKNIKNLVKHGILTVAMPYPYNANLRHRNLVHLGDWRYIAQFIWQLKQIRAASAFALA
- a CDS encoding LysM peptidoglycan-binding domain-containing protein, whose product is MAVILKKLKGKSVHKEDQGPEWEHLLTLLKLLLILFLIFSCFHWIVKKRVQHLPAQLGNGAGQTTATKTDSPSFMRLYTVKDGDTLWKIAVTHFPNENPVAKINEIKRINQMVKDAIKPGQMLKLP
- a CDS encoding D-alanine--D-alanine ligase, whose protein sequence is MEQKMKIGIIYGGKSSEHEVSLSTAKAIMNAIDRAQFNIIPYYIQLNGTWVKGQEPEGEIESVEQLRLSGTPEQQPNVLRLKEEIDIAFPVIHGPYGEDGTLQGLLEMADVPYVGTGVLGSSLGMDKVAMKNVFGEIGIPQCKYLSFLRAQLEQGMFEVVSQIEESLGYPCFVKPANMGSSVGISKAKNRESLLEALQLAARFDRKIIVEEFVSGRELEIGVLGNDELKTSVIGEIVSVNEFYDYEAKYKNTGTKLHIPAHIPDYVKTQIEEMGKKAFHGVDATGLSRIDFFWDEKNDKVLINEINTMPGFTPFSMYPMLFQAAGISYGELIHTLVQLGFERYDDRHGNAVAAEKLN
- the murF gene encoding UDP-N-acetylmuramoyl-tripeptide--D-alanyl-D-alanine ligase, whose amino-acid sequence is MLTLQEIGQAAEGKWIGLPSLPVHSFHFDTRQVGPGGMYIALTGGNRDGHLFLAEAKSKGAVAALISDETYMDMDSGLVYVLVEDTQLAFGKIAKFYRQRLNLPIIAVTGSNGKTTTKDMIAHILSYKKNIYKTYKNFNNHLGVPLSLLQIQPDHQMAVLEMGMNHAGEIDYLASISKPEVSVIVNVTDAHIEHLGSRENIAKAKGELLPHTSPHGFAILNGDNSYVRDISYLNPGKNYFYSIEQESDIYATSIITTDRGTSYTVHVDGKSQQMEIPMFGTYNVANTLPAIFIAYRYGYSLEEIRDSLSTLAISPMRFELVQEVENALVINDAYNASPTSMMSSIQTFSGILPQYKKVLVLGDMYELGEGSTDYHKEVGSFIKGLRESVDYVVTVGDQARHIGESAQVPTRHFSNKDEVAPFLMTFMDRQHALLFKASRGMMLEEVIQDLMAFK
- a CDS encoding histidine triad nucleotide-binding protein — protein: MDMNCLFCKILDKQIPAKIEYEDDNVMVFHDINPKAPVHLLIIPKKHIATMMDVTEEDLSIISYIHKIAQEQYHKLGLKGMRLINNCGEKGGQEVFHLHYHLLGWTE
- the rpsU gene encoding 30S ribosomal protein S21: MSEVRVRKNESLDAALRRFKRETGKAGILAEVKKRRHYEKPSIKRKKKSEAARKRKF
- a CDS encoding GatB/YqeY domain-containing protein, whose protein sequence is MSLLDKLNDELKQAMKDKDKLKLSVIRMVKSSIKNEEINQQGKELTEDQVLTLVNRELKQRRDSLQEFENAGREDLAEQTRAEIEVLLTYLPTQLTEEEIRQIVQESVEQVGATSKKDLGKVMGAIMPKVKGKADGNLVNKIVQELLP
- a CDS encoding nodulation protein NfeD, producing the protein MVLFKNFRLVMCALTLILGILGAFSSLTSSESGKLVYVIPVKQGVEQGLHKFLVRAFEEAKTNEADAIFLEIDTPGGEVQAAGEIGKLIRNQEVPIYAFIVDEAFSAGTYIALNADKIIMTPGSAMGSAAPIDLAGNMAEEKFVSAWTKKMRSAAEMNGRDPLIAEAMVNPELEIEGVTEAGKILSLAPALAKEVGYADYLAQNLEDAFVQTEFEGPAVIRLEPNMGERVARWVTSPYIIPILLTVGLAGIVIELLVPGFGLPGILGLSAFSLYFFGHYIAGFADWLHIVLFIVGIILLLIEVVVPGFGIFGGLGILSILGGIVMAAYDPMFGSFSLGIAFIVTIVISFIVIKYFGHRGVWNKFILREQQKNEQGYIAPKDWKQFLNKEGVAVTTLRPSGTAEINGEIIDVVSEGGFIEKGKTIKVIRVEGTRVVVRENKTNMS